The nucleotide sequence ATATGCGCAGGCCGCTATAAATTCCAAAGCGAATGGCGCAATAGCCATGCCGTTTGTAGCACTGCCTCCGCGCCGCTACCATGGTGCCCTACGGTGAGGTGTACGCAGCCTGTGACTTGAAATGCCAGCAGAACCCCTCAGCTAGAGACCCTCTCATTCCACACGAAGGCACACAAGGCACGCTATGGCGACTACTTTGAAAATTGATTTTGTATCGGACGTCTCATGCCCATGGTGCGCCATTGGCCTGACTGCGTTGGAGACCGCGCTGCAACGCGTGGGCAACGAGGTGCAGGCCGACTTGCACTTTCAGCCCTTTGAACTCAACCCCAAGATGGGGCCTGAGGGGCAAGACATCACCGAACACTTGACCGAAAAATACGGCTCCAGTCCCGCGCAGCAAGCCCAAATTCGCGAAACCATCCGCCAACGGGGCGCCGAGCTAGGCTTTGAATTTGGCCTGAACAAGCGCGACCGCATTTACAACACCTTTGACGCCCACCGTTTGCTGCATTGGGCCGAAGAACAGGGCACTGGCAAGCAACAGGCATTGAAAAAAGCCTTGTTGCAAGCCTACTTCACCGAAGGCGAAGATCCTTCAAATCATGAGGTCTTGGTGCGCACCGCCGTGGCTGTAGGGCTGGATGGTGCCAGGGCTGCCGAAATTCTGGCGGGTGACGCCTACACCGACGAAGTGCGCCAAGCGCAAGCCTTCTACCAACGTGCCGGTATCAACTCGGTGCCTGCCATCATCATCAACGACAAACACCTGATCTCGGGCGGCCAGCCGGTGGAGGTGTTTGAACAAGCCCTGCGCCAAATAGCCGCAGAAGCAGCTTGATGAGGGGCTGACTCAGACTTCTGTCTGAATGACGGTTCAAGTTGGGTGACCGTATTGCCGATAGTTGATTACCCTTGTCCCCTTTGCGCAGCCAAGGCTCCACAAAGGGGACAAGGGCATAAAGCGTTCTGATTTAGGACGCTGTCAACCAAAGGAATAAACCATGCGAGCTTCTCTATTAGCGGCCCTCTTGTTAGTGGGCGGACTTGCCCAGGCGCAGGTGGTTTCACTGGTGTCGGGGGATGACTACCTTCCGTATGCCGACCGCAAGCTGCCCGAAGGGGGCATGGCCACGGAGCTGGTGAAAAAAGCGTTCGCAGAAGTCAAAATGGACGTCAAGTTGGACTGGCAGCCTTGGGCTCGCGGCTATGACGAGACCAAGCAAGGCAACTTTGCGGGAACCTTTCCTTACTTCAAGTCGGCAGAGCGTGAGAAGGAGATGATTTACTCCGACATCATGATCAAACTGGTGGACCGGGTGTTTACCAAGGCGGGCGCGAAGAAGTTCACATTTGCCGATGCGGCAGGATTTGCCGGAAGCTCGATCTGTGTGCCCATTGGTTGGGCGCAACCTGCAACACTGGCGCCTCTGATCAAGAGTGGCCAAATCAAACTTCAGTCCCCTAAAGACATTTCCACCTGCGTCAAGTTGGTCGAAGCAGACCGCGTGGACTTCT is from Rhodoferax aquaticus and encodes:
- a CDS encoding DsbA family oxidoreductase, translated to MATTLKIDFVSDVSCPWCAIGLTALETALQRVGNEVQADLHFQPFELNPKMGPEGQDITEHLTEKYGSSPAQQAQIRETIRQRGAELGFEFGLNKRDRIYNTFDAHRLLHWAEEQGTGKQQALKKALLQAYFTEGEDPSNHEVLVRTAVAVGLDGARAAEILAGDAYTDEVRQAQAFYQRAGINSVPAIIINDKHLISGGQPVEVFEQALRQIAAEAA
- a CDS encoding substrate-binding periplasmic protein — protein: MRASLLAALLLVGGLAQAQVVSLVSGDDYLPYADRKLPEGGMATELVKKAFAEVKMDVKLDWQPWARGYDETKQGNFAGTFPYFKSAEREKEMIYSDIMIKLVDRVFTKAGAKKFTFADAAGFAGSSICVPIGWAQPATLAPLIKSGQIKLQSPKDISTCVKLVEADRVDFFVTEEANGKASIAAAGVAPGSVVLAAAPPVSENGLYFIASRNVPASKDLVAAFNKGLDALRKNGTYDKVVKAHSK